The following proteins come from a genomic window of Fusibacter sp. A1:
- a CDS encoding peroxiredoxin-like family protein has protein sequence MAFLKSLQTVKEETEKKIPKILNRYMYFQIEQLKRTQLVNQSIRVGNKFPDSELTLHDGSKTTLFNLIDDKPTILSFYRGSWCPYCNFTLMHFDDLLKLQSRPINMVAISPEKPTENELISSNPELQFKVTTDEGNQLSKSLGLTFKLPLMLRIIYRLGGIQLSHSQGNREHELPVPATYLVDSKGVVIKRWIEVDYKKRVSPEKVINAYFNYK, from the coding sequence ATGGCATTTTTAAAAAGTCTACAAACCGTAAAAGAAGAAACCGAGAAAAAGATTCCAAAGATACTGAACCGATACATGTATTTTCAGATTGAGCAGTTGAAACGTACCCAGCTTGTCAATCAGTCCATACGAGTCGGGAACAAGTTCCCTGATTCCGAACTTACCTTACACGATGGAAGTAAAACGACTCTTTTCAATTTAATTGATGACAAACCTACCATACTTTCCTTTTACAGGGGTAGTTGGTGCCCTTACTGCAATTTCACATTGATGCATTTTGACGATCTTTTGAAACTGCAGTCAAGACCTATAAACATGGTTGCGATTTCTCCAGAAAAGCCGACAGAAAATGAATTGATTTCATCGAACCCAGAACTTCAGTTCAAGGTCACGACAGACGAGGGAAATCAGCTTTCAAAATCACTCGGACTCACTTTTAAATTACCGCTTATGTTGAGAATCATCTACAGGCTGGGTGGCATACAGCTTAGTCATTCGCAAGGCAATCGTGAGCACGAACTTCCTGTTCCGGCTACCTATCTTGTCGACAGCAAGGGTGTAGTCATCAAGCGCTGGATCGAAGTCGACTATAAAAAAAGGGTTTCGCCTGAAAAGGTGATCAACGCGTATTTCAATTACAAGTAG
- the murA gene encoding UDP-N-acetylglucosamine 1-carboxyvinyltransferase yields MEKQFKHELTLDEATSLRITGGKPLYGEVKPDGAKNSSLYALVAATYIREGWMTLENIPLITDIQMTLLTLKEIGMNFTIKDGAIKIYGEVEHTNISDQYASKTRASIAFLGALLSQYGSITLPLPGGDKIGDRPIDIHIDVIKSFGASIAIEGGFVKASMDISKLTGKDIFLRYPSVGATINAIFMAITASGRTTITNAAKEPEIVDLITLLSKMGADIRGGGTNRIIIEGVSTLESVNHEIIPDRLEAGALIMCFAMTGGKGIVSGSIPEHNRPLIHTLQSVGMNIEVIDDNIHIDASKPIKPFHVETQPYPGLATDLQAICTSFALVCPGTSTIKDTVFEERFAHVEELRKMGADIEKNGNKIYIHNVPHLTGATVSGGDIRCVVSLIMAALAIDDISHVGGIEHLLRGHIHFIDKLKSLHADIELI; encoded by the coding sequence ATGGAGAAACAATTTAAGCATGAATTGACTTTGGATGAAGCTACTTCATTACGTATAACCGGCGGAAAACCGCTTTACGGCGAGGTAAAACCGGACGGTGCTAAAAACTCAAGCCTATATGCGCTTGTTGCCGCTACTTACATACGAGAAGGTTGGATGACACTCGAAAACATTCCGCTTATCACAGATATTCAGATGACCCTGCTTACACTTAAAGAAATCGGCATGAACTTCACCATAAAGGACGGCGCCATAAAAATCTACGGCGAGGTGGAGCATACGAACATCTCCGATCAATACGCGTCAAAAACAAGAGCATCGATTGCCTTTTTAGGGGCCCTGCTGTCACAATACGGCAGCATCACCCTTCCTTTACCTGGTGGAGATAAGATCGGCGATCGCCCGATAGACATTCACATCGATGTCATCAAGAGCTTCGGTGCCAGCATTGCTATCGAAGGCGGATTTGTGAAAGCATCGATGGACATCAGCAAACTGACAGGAAAAGATATCTTCCTTCGTTACCCAAGTGTGGGTGCGACGATTAATGCGATCTTTATGGCTATCACAGCTTCCGGTCGAACAACCATCACCAATGCCGCGAAAGAACCCGAAATTGTCGACTTGATTACACTTTTAAGCAAAATGGGTGCTGACATTCGTGGTGGCGGAACCAATCGGATCATCATTGAAGGTGTGTCGACCCTCGAAAGCGTCAACCATGAAATCATACCGGATAGACTTGAAGCTGGCGCCCTGATCATGTGTTTTGCTATGACAGGTGGTAAAGGCATCGTTTCTGGAAGTATTCCAGAACATAATAGACCTCTCATCCATACCTTGCAGTCAGTAGGCATGAACATCGAGGTCATTGATGACAATATCCATATCGACGCGTCAAAACCCATAAAACCCTTCCACGTCGAAACTCAGCCATATCCTGGTTTGGCAACTGATTTACAAGCCATTTGCACTTCATTCGCACTCGTTTGCCCAGGTACTTCGACCATAAAAGATACCGTTTTTGAAGAACGCTTCGCTCATGTGGAGGAGCTTCGAAAAATGGGTGCCGACATCGAAAAGAATGGCAACAAGATCTATATACACAATGTGCCTCATCTAACCGGAGCGACTGTTTCAGGTGGTGATATCCGATGTGTCGTATCGCTCATCATGGCTGCTCTGGCAATCGATGACATCAGTCACGTTGGAGGTATCGAGCACCTACTGCGCGGACATATCCATTTTATCGATAAACTAAAATCTTTACATGCCGATATCGAGCTCATTTGA
- a CDS encoding YeiH family protein — MFTRLKKYLPGLLLTLLIAIPAWILGKQVPIIGSPVLGILFGMLIAFWRRPMHYELGIKYSSKKILKYAIIFLGFNMNLFNVFKVGQTTLILMLFTMTTTLFTAFFIGKKLGLDSNTKTLIAVGTTICGGSAIAATAPIINADDEEVARAISTIFLFNVIAAFVFPLIGHLFGMSDYVFGIWAGTAVNDTSSVVAAGYSFSDEAGNLAVIVKLTRTLMIVPITLFLAVKTSKEAAKTSGDFKFASVFPWFVIGFIAASVVNTFLPVPEALTGSLVQVGKFSIVMAMVAIGLNTHLVKLIKNGWKPILLGLICWIVLASTSLIVQYSIL, encoded by the coding sequence ATGTTTACTAGATTAAAAAAGTATCTTCCAGGACTACTGCTCACACTACTCATAGCCATACCCGCGTGGATTTTGGGTAAACAAGTACCGATCATCGGCAGCCCGGTCCTGGGCATCTTATTCGGAATGCTCATCGCCTTTTGGCGAAGACCCATGCATTATGAGCTAGGTATCAAGTATTCTTCCAAGAAGATACTCAAATACGCGATCATCTTTTTAGGCTTCAACATGAATCTGTTTAATGTATTTAAAGTCGGTCAAACGACATTGATTCTTATGCTTTTCACTATGACCACAACCCTTTTCACGGCATTCTTCATCGGAAAAAAACTTGGTCTTGATAGCAATACAAAAACACTTATCGCAGTTGGAACAACGATCTGCGGCGGATCTGCTATCGCCGCTACAGCGCCCATCATCAATGCCGATGACGAAGAGGTGGCTAGAGCCATCTCCACGATCTTCTTGTTCAATGTGATCGCGGCATTCGTTTTTCCTCTCATCGGCCATTTGTTCGGTATGAGCGACTACGTCTTCGGGATTTGGGCGGGAACGGCTGTCAATGATACGTCCTCTGTGGTCGCAGCGGGTTATTCCTTTAGCGATGAGGCAGGGAACCTCGCAGTTATTGTTAAACTAACTAGAACCTTGATGATTGTGCCGATAACGCTTTTTCTTGCGGTGAAGACATCAAAAGAGGCAGCGAAGACATCTGGCGATTTTAAGTTCGCATCCGTTTTCCCGTGGTTTGTCATCGGCTTTATCGCGGCATCTGTGGTAAACACATTCCTACCGGTTCCTGAGGCTCTGACCGGATCACTGGTTCAGGTGGGTAAGTTTTCGATTGTCATGGCAATGGTCGCAATCGGACTTAACACACATTTGGTGAAACTCATCAAAAATGGTTGGAAACCAATTCTTTTAGGACTGATCTGCTGGATCGTGTTGGCTTCGACTTCTCTGATCGTTCAATATTCCATTTTATAA
- a CDS encoding S8 family peptidase codes for MRKYLAVFLASCLLLVTLMVPGYAASNQATNRLIVIFEEHAQMSQAMEALTRAGLRVESFDILDGFVVHANQRAVIEITKGKGIKSIEVDRIVNALPKPDKPGKPGGEDPPAEPPSSQVIDWGVLAVGAQEAWADSTGSGVKVAVIDTGIDKNHPDLKVVGGITYMSRGTYDDDNGHGTHVAGIIAAKDNDLGVVGVAYDAELYAVKALNKRGSGYLSDIVRGVEWSILNHMDVINMSLGTNYDYGALADVLTRAENAGIITVAAAGNDGSEVDFPGAYDSTIAVGAINESQNLAYFSSFGPEVDVVGPGVAIYSTYKDGVYATMSGTSMSSPHIAGLATLYKQVNPAATLSDFREALTLSSLDLGDPGYDEYYGYGLPDAAELLNH; via the coding sequence ATGAGAAAATATCTAGCTGTTTTTCTGGCAAGTTGCTTATTGCTTGTAACGCTAATGGTTCCTGGCTATGCGGCATCCAATCAAGCCACAAACAGGCTGATCGTCATTTTTGAAGAGCATGCCCAGATGTCTCAGGCGATGGAAGCCCTTACTAGAGCAGGTCTTAGAGTAGAATCTTTCGACATACTTGACGGTTTTGTGGTTCATGCGAATCAAAGGGCGGTCATCGAAATCACTAAAGGTAAGGGAATTAAAAGCATTGAAGTGGATAGAATCGTAAATGCCCTGCCAAAACCAGATAAACCAGGTAAACCTGGTGGTGAAGATCCTCCAGCAGAACCGCCAAGCAGTCAAGTGATTGATTGGGGCGTACTTGCTGTCGGAGCCCAAGAGGCATGGGCTGACTCTACCGGCAGCGGTGTCAAAGTCGCAGTGATCGATACCGGTATCGATAAGAACCATCCAGACCTAAAAGTAGTTGGCGGTATCACCTATATGAGTCGTGGAACTTATGATGACGATAATGGACATGGTACACATGTGGCAGGTATCATCGCAGCGAAGGACAACGATCTAGGAGTTGTCGGTGTTGCTTATGATGCCGAGTTGTATGCGGTCAAAGCTCTTAATAAGAGAGGATCAGGCTATCTATCTGATATTGTCAGAGGCGTAGAATGGTCTATCTTAAACCATATGGATGTCATCAACATGAGCTTAGGTACCAACTATGATTACGGTGCACTTGCTGATGTTCTTACACGTGCTGAAAATGCAGGCATAATCACTGTCGCTGCCGCAGGCAATGATGGAAGTGAGGTCGATTTTCCTGGAGCTTACGATTCGACGATCGCTGTAGGTGCGATCAATGAATCTCAGAACCTAGCCTACTTCTCATCGTTTGGTCCTGAAGTGGATGTCGTAGGTCCTGGCGTAGCCATTTATTCGACCTATAAAGACGGCGTTTATGCGACAATGAGCGGAACATCAATGTCTTCGCCACATATCGCGGGCTTAGCGACACTTTACAAACAGGTAAACCCGGCAGCCACCCTATCCGATTTTAGAGAAGCATTGACCCTTAGCTCATTGGATTTAGGCGATCCCGGATATGATGAGTATTACGGCTATGGCCTACCTGATGCAGCGGAATTATTGAACCATTAG
- a CDS encoding class 1 isoprenoid biosynthesis enzyme yields the protein MMKIEELVNHAQESWWNSGLTYPCFDSAYDKKNDKKLMDLKTELLKYLTEYHPAAEKSAEFDQIMLSCKEFMIETMGISRWAAEHLFDEDYLECSRSFIRRARETAPELDVNGIFQALRNVWTMNSMQLYMNRRVELTNSMFAYSMLYPLTDNYLDSPNRTKTEKYEFNLRFREKIRTGSAEYHTNEEKRIFDMIDMITGDYDRTAYPHVTTALLAILDGQGLSISQQDVKGPYSVDLLKISIYKGGASVLADAYLVRGDLTDEEAVFSFYYGVLLQLADDLQDMSEDKKSKHSTIFNVQNHKIDESVFKYLNMIDRFFHEIMIVKTDHQKALKEIMSRSLNLLVYTSLMNNKRYLSRSLYRKIKKANMFSGRTYKKVERTFNRQLKKLVAAGIE from the coding sequence GTGATGAAGATAGAAGAGCTTGTGAATCATGCACAGGAGTCCTGGTGGAACAGTGGATTGACCTACCCGTGCTTCGACTCAGCCTATGATAAAAAGAACGATAAGAAATTGATGGACCTGAAAACCGAGCTGCTTAAGTACCTTACGGAATATCATCCGGCAGCTGAAAAAAGCGCCGAGTTTGATCAGATCATGTTGTCGTGCAAGGAGTTCATGATTGAAACCATGGGAATAAGCAGATGGGCTGCGGAGCACCTGTTCGACGAAGACTATTTGGAATGTTCGCGGTCCTTTATCAGACGGGCAAGAGAAACTGCTCCTGAACTGGATGTAAACGGCATATTTCAAGCGCTCAGAAATGTCTGGACGATGAACAGCATGCAGCTTTATATGAATAGACGAGTGGAACTGACGAATTCGATGTTCGCATATAGCATGTTGTATCCTCTTACAGACAACTATCTGGATAGTCCTAATAGAACCAAAACTGAAAAGTATGAGTTCAATCTTAGATTCAGAGAAAAGATCAGAACCGGCTCCGCGGAATACCATACGAATGAGGAAAAAAGAATTTTCGATATGATCGATATGATTACAGGCGATTACGACCGCACCGCATACCCACATGTGACAACCGCCTTATTGGCGATACTGGATGGACAGGGCTTGAGCATCAGTCAGCAGGATGTCAAAGGACCGTATTCGGTGGATCTACTGAAGATAAGCATTTATAAGGGTGGGGCGTCTGTACTCGCAGATGCTTACCTGGTGCGGGGAGACCTTACAGACGAAGAGGCCGTCTTTTCTTTTTACTATGGTGTTCTCCTTCAACTGGCCGATGACTTACAAGATATGTCAGAAGACAAGAAAAGCAAACACAGTACGATCTTCAATGTCCAAAACCATAAGATTGACGAAAGCGTGTTCAAATATCTGAATATGATCGACCGGTTCTTTCATGAGATCATGATCGTGAAAACGGATCATCAGAAGGCGTTAAAGGAAATCATGTCTCGAAGTTTGAATCTTCTGGTGTATACATCGCTGATGAACAATAAGAGGTATCTTTCCAGATCACTATACCGAAAAATCAAAAAAGCAAATATGTTCTCAGGTAGGACCTATAAAAAAGTTGAAAGGACCTTTAATCGACAACTGAAAAAACTAGTGGCAGCCGGTATCGAATAG
- a CDS encoding phosphatase PAP2 family protein, translating to MALIMGLDLGILEIFKNFHQYEPLNDLVIAITSLGNGGLIWMLICGVLLIDKKTRSAGFLALFALILSTLVGEVTLKHCFLRPRPFITHTDIVPLIYPKGIYSFPSGHTTSSFAVAGVLSYMLSRHRTVIWVLACLISLSRVYLLVHYPTDIIFGAVIGGLCSILTIKLYNRLNRSLSNK from the coding sequence ATGGCATTGATCATGGGACTGGATTTAGGAATTTTGGAGATTTTTAAAAATTTTCACCAATATGAACCGCTAAACGACCTTGTGATTGCTATCACTTCACTTGGAAACGGCGGATTGATATGGATGCTGATCTGTGGAGTGTTGCTTATCGATAAGAAGACAAGGAGTGCGGGATTTCTTGCCCTGTTCGCACTTATTCTATCGACTCTAGTTGGAGAAGTCACACTGAAGCATTGTTTTTTGAGACCCAGACCCTTTATCACCCACACCGATATCGTACCGCTTATTTATCCTAAGGGGATCTATTCATTCCCATCAGGTCATACGACATCGTCATTCGCAGTGGCTGGAGTGTTGTCATATATGCTTTCTAGACATAGGACGGTTATTTGGGTCCTGGCATGTTTGATTTCACTCTCTCGAGTGTACTTGCTTGTCCATTATCCGACAGACATCATTTTTGGAGCTGTTATTGGTGGCCTATGCTCAATTCTCACAATCAAGCTCTACAATCGGTTGAATCGTTCGTTATCTAATAAGTAG
- the hutG gene encoding formimidoylglutamase — MTYVKPSLSDWSGRMDSTTNYDAFRWHQCVKALDLTAAPEQPAALKIGFIGFECDKGIKLNKGRVGAALGPKMIKKELSNLPCLFSQELQLYDCGSIQAFNQSLESLQQELADHVGVMLDLGIFPIVLGGGHELALGHYKGLRRKYSDLGIINLDAHLDMRPYHETASSGTMFRQIADMNQASGETFKYLCLGLQKRGNTIDLLKTAKALGAEFTYARDIIHGNFSDTQEKIIKFARKSKHIYLTLCTDVIASAYAPGVSSAQPLGIHPEIILDLIKFVIRTDRLIAFDVAEVSPRFDQDNVTANLACTFIFALVNELADLNNLSITI; from the coding sequence ATGACGTATGTCAAACCAAGCCTATCCGACTGGAGCGGTCGAATGGACAGCACTACAAATTACGATGCCTTTAGGTGGCATCAATGTGTCAAGGCACTCGATTTAACTGCTGCACCGGAACAGCCGGCTGCACTCAAAATAGGATTTATCGGATTTGAATGCGATAAGGGCATAAAGCTGAATAAAGGACGTGTCGGCGCAGCCCTTGGTCCAAAAATGATTAAGAAAGAGTTATCCAACTTACCATGTCTGTTCTCGCAGGAACTTCAGCTTTATGATTGCGGAAGCATTCAAGCATTTAACCAGTCACTCGAATCACTTCAACAGGAACTCGCTGATCACGTGGGTGTCATGCTTGATCTCGGCATCTTCCCTATTGTCTTAGGTGGCGGCCACGAGCTCGCGCTTGGCCATTACAAAGGACTTAGGAGAAAGTATTCCGATTTGGGAATCATCAATCTGGATGCGCATCTGGACATGAGGCCCTACCACGAGACAGCCTCCTCCGGAACCATGTTCAGACAGATCGCCGATATGAACCAAGCCAGCGGAGAGACTTTCAAGTACCTGTGTCTGGGTCTTCAAAAGCGTGGCAACACGATCGACTTATTGAAAACAGCTAAGGCGCTGGGTGCGGAGTTCACCTATGCTCGAGACATCATACATGGCAATTTTAGCGATACGCAAGAAAAAATCATAAAGTTCGCCCGTAAGAGCAAACATATCTATCTGACCCTATGCACCGATGTCATCGCCTCTGCGTATGCCCCGGGAGTAAGCTCTGCACAACCCCTAGGCATCCATCCAGAGATCATTCTCGACTTGATCAAGTTTGTTATCCGTACAGATCGATTGATCGCATTCGATGTGGCCGAGGTCTCCCCGCGATTCGATCAGGACAACGTGACAGCGAACCTTGCGTGTACCTTCATTTTCGCCCTAGTGAACGAGCTTGCGGATTTAAACAACCTTTCGATTACAATCTAA
- a CDS encoding methyl-accepting chemotaxis protein — MKIKYKISTKIMLSIILVNLIILGTISGTVVYLLNENVGNEAKEFATTIVRSNVNEFEQAFSNIESAVSVIASEIIADVNVSMAMGDKQYLQDYKKELAKRLKKVGEGTGLTKSVYVYFNVEKFGQEVDIWMLDNGSNVFELQDSFGVDYYKDYNSWYSDPIDSQLTLWTFPYVSEAGGIITSYVKPIIVNGESIGLAGMDLYLDDIALKLGSVELFESGYLYLMHPDGRTMVHKDLAFEENILDTGDYQLLLDEMNSKETGFTHYEDGSGTDILSAYSHLDNGWIVASAVPEKEVLSIVRSIINVLLIVLVFGVVISVIVSQVIGKRITKPINQIVEATEKIKNGDFTTLVEVKTNDETKLLAISLNGMSEAVRSLIKEAQHVASDMVDAASNLASMSEETNATVDQVALTIQEIAKGTQDTAENAELGAEVAGEINEKFVTLMDNSTSMKKNAEYAMEVNKSGLVAIDDLREKSDANNASNNKVKEAVYNLDKKANAITDIIATITSISEQTNLLALNASIEAARAGEAGRGFAVVAEEIRKLAESSSQSADEIRTIISAIQNESKETVSVMNEVAKINEQQNESLTNVNDSFDKIFGSVESISAQIEVVTKELDELFISKNKLIEGVNNISAVSEETAAATEEVEHSMDEQTKAVEEVAKNAERLNSLSAELNDKIKIFTV, encoded by the coding sequence ATGAAGATCAAGTATAAGATCTCGACAAAAATCATGTTATCAATCATTCTGGTCAATCTCATTATCCTAGGAACGATTTCAGGTACAGTCGTCTACCTGCTTAATGAGAATGTAGGAAACGAGGCAAAGGAGTTTGCCACGACGATCGTCAGATCGAATGTCAATGAATTCGAACAGGCGTTCTCAAATATCGAGTCCGCTGTTTCGGTGATAGCAAGTGAGATTATCGCCGATGTGAATGTCAGCATGGCGATGGGGGACAAACAGTACCTTCAGGACTACAAAAAAGAACTTGCCAAAAGACTAAAAAAAGTCGGAGAAGGGACCGGTTTGACTAAATCCGTGTATGTCTACTTCAACGTCGAGAAGTTCGGCCAGGAAGTGGACATATGGATGCTCGATAACGGTTCGAACGTTTTTGAACTTCAAGATTCATTCGGCGTTGACTATTACAAGGACTATAACTCCTGGTATAGCGACCCTATCGATAGCCAGTTGACGCTTTGGACATTCCCTTATGTTTCAGAAGCTGGCGGAATCATCACTTCCTATGTTAAACCAATTATCGTCAACGGCGAATCCATAGGTCTTGCAGGGATGGACCTTTATCTGGATGATATCGCCCTAAAGCTCGGAAGCGTTGAACTCTTTGAAAGCGGATATCTCTACCTGATGCATCCTGATGGACGAACCATGGTGCATAAGGATTTGGCTTTTGAAGAAAACATACTGGATACGGGTGATTATCAACTTTTGCTGGATGAAATGAACAGTAAGGAGACTGGCTTCACGCATTATGAAGACGGAAGCGGAACCGATATACTGTCGGCATATTCTCACCTGGACAATGGATGGATCGTTGCTTCTGCCGTGCCTGAAAAAGAGGTGCTGAGTATCGTTAGAAGCATCATCAACGTACTTTTAATCGTTCTTGTATTCGGAGTGGTCATTTCGGTGATTGTCTCTCAAGTCATTGGTAAGAGAATCACTAAACCGATCAACCAGATCGTAGAAGCAACTGAAAAAATCAAGAATGGTGATTTTACTACCCTAGTCGAAGTGAAAACAAATGATGAGACAAAACTGCTTGCGATAAGTCTTAACGGAATGTCAGAAGCGGTTAGGTCACTGATCAAAGAGGCTCAGCATGTCGCATCGGATATGGTGGATGCCGCGAGTAACTTGGCTTCCATGTCAGAAGAGACCAATGCGACAGTGGACCAGGTTGCACTGACCATACAGGAAATTGCAAAAGGGACTCAGGATACCGCTGAAAATGCCGAACTTGGAGCGGAAGTCGCAGGTGAAATCAATGAAAAGTTCGTCACCTTGATGGATAACTCGACGAGTATGAAAAAGAACGCCGAATACGCCATGGAGGTCAATAAATCAGGCCTTGTCGCCATTGATGACTTAAGAGAAAAGTCAGATGCGAACAACGCATCCAACAATAAGGTCAAAGAAGCGGTTTACAATCTAGACAAAAAAGCAAATGCGATCACAGACATCATCGCGACGATCACTTCTATTTCCGAACAGACCAATTTGCTGGCCCTAAACGCGTCCATCGAGGCTGCAAGAGCTGGGGAAGCCGGTCGGGGATTCGCAGTCGTCGCTGAGGAAATCAGAAAGCTAGCTGAAAGCTCCAGTCAGTCTGCCGACGAAATCCGAACCATCATCAGTGCGATTCAAAATGAAAGTAAGGAAACTGTTTCTGTGATGAATGAAGTAGCCAAGATCAATGAACAGCAAAACGAGTCCCTGACAAACGTGAATGATTCATTCGACAAAATATTCGGTTCGGTCGAAAGTATATCTGCCCAAATCGAAGTAGTGACCAAGGAGCTTGATGAGCTGTTTATCAGCAAAAACAAATTGATTGAGGGTGTAAACAATATTTCAGCGGTATCAGAAGAGACTGCCGCAGCCACTGAAGAAGTGGAACATTCGATGGATGAGCAGACCAAAGCTGTGGAGGAGGTCGCTAAGAATGCCGAGCGCCTAAACTCATTGTCTGCTGAACTCAATGATAAGATAAAAATCTTCACCGTATAG
- a CDS encoding PadR family transcriptional regulator, producing the protein MASRSQMLKGLLEGCILEIISHGETYGYEITENLNRSGFADLNEGSVYPVLIRLQNKDLVTSKSKESPLGPRRKYFYITDKGLGFLDSFKREWQEISGVVTTILKGGA; encoded by the coding sequence ATGGCTAGTCGCTCGCAGATGTTGAAGGGCTTGCTTGAAGGATGTATTCTCGAGATCATTTCACATGGTGAGACCTATGGCTATGAGATTACGGAAAATCTCAATAGGTCCGGGTTTGCAGATTTGAACGAAGGTAGCGTATATCCTGTACTGATAAGGCTTCAAAACAAAGATTTGGTGACAAGTAAGTCTAAAGAGTCCCCTTTGGGACCAAGAAGAAAATATTTTTATATCACTGACAAGGGATTAGGATTTCTAGACAGTTTCAAAAGAGAATGGCAGGAGATCTCTGGTGTTGTGACTACGATACTAAAAGGTGGTGCTTAA
- a CDS encoding DUF1048 domain-containing protein — protein MMRTGRYKLFMTVGLAVLLIAQAVVFIAIGPEMTSGLWFLMSVVIMLAILAVGIAFVTIKKIERRIDSLPDGFSNAFMDANELIGLSSMTRTMKQETTAMILEIFEHAALQNRTVEEVTGGDLESFMEDFITAAGGDPIPLYWFSYSSLLFVGYLLMIKIYKVVRVGNFSMDHFKTETLDVGITLTYALIAYLFFPWLMIVMKKAAREQWQGLKRLYILFPFIVPIGLLSLLIGVNNEPLRSFLDQPLDVFGSPYGFVMGILVFMACILLMNYSRRKQLK, from the coding sequence ATGATGAGAACTGGAAGATATAAACTATTCATGACTGTGGGACTGGCAGTCCTATTGATTGCTCAGGCGGTCGTTTTTATCGCAATCGGCCCTGAAATGACATCCGGGCTCTGGTTTCTGATGAGCGTGGTCATCATGCTCGCCATTCTTGCTGTCGGAATCGCTTTTGTAACGATAAAGAAAATCGAGCGTAGGATCGACAGCCTGCCCGATGGCTTTTCAAACGCTTTCATGGACGCAAATGAACTGATCGGTCTCAGTTCGATGACCAGAACCATGAAACAGGAAACCACTGCGATGATTCTTGAGATTTTCGAACATGCGGCTTTACAGAACCGTACGGTTGAAGAGGTTACAGGCGGCGACCTTGAATCCTTTATGGAAGATTTCATCACGGCAGCCGGCGGCGATCCCATACCCCTATACTGGTTTTCCTATAGCTCACTACTATTTGTCGGTTACCTTCTGATGATAAAAATCTACAAGGTCGTACGCGTAGGCAACTTCAGTATGGACCATTTTAAAACTGAAACTCTCGATGTCGGAATCACACTCACGTACGCTCTTATCGCCTATCTGTTTTTCCCATGGCTGATGATCGTGATGAAAAAGGCTGCAAGAGAGCAGTGGCAAGGTCTAAAAAGACTGTACATCCTGTTTCCATTCATCGTGCCGATTGGGCTGCTGAGCCTGTTGATCGGAGTGAACAACGAACCCCTAAGAAGTTTTCTGGATCAGCCTCTCGATGTCTTTGGCAGTCCATATGGTTTTGTCATGGGTATCCTTGTCTTCATGGCTTGCATCCTTCTCATGAACTATTCCCGAAGAAAGCAACTCAAATAG
- a CDS encoding response regulator transcription factor, with the protein MKKILIIEDDQTIGEVERDYLEMAGFEVTLAPNGKVGLTIALAEKFDLYILDVMLPEIDGITIAKKIRESKDTPIIMVTAKSKESDTIRGFSIGIDDYVTKPFSPAELVARTKAHIQRYETLKRISKEDDHDRIEIRGLLINLDHRQVFMNGETIELTPKEYDLLTLLASAPNKVFAKEEIFQKVWGLDSDHDIPTITVHIRKIREKLEFDASNPEYIHTVWGVGYKMVK; encoded by the coding sequence GTGAAGAAAATATTAATCATTGAAGATGATCAGACAATTGGAGAGGTTGAACGCGACTATCTGGAAATGGCTGGTTTTGAAGTGACACTCGCTCCTAATGGAAAAGTGGGTCTGACGATCGCGCTTGCGGAAAAGTTCGATCTGTATATTCTGGATGTGATGCTTCCGGAAATCGATGGAATCACCATCGCAAAAAAAATACGTGAAAGCAAGGATACACCGATCATCATGGTCACGGCAAAGTCGAAGGAGTCGGATACCATTCGAGGATTTTCGATTGGAATCGACGACTATGTGACAAAACCCTTCAGTCCTGCCGAGCTTGTCGCAAGGACCAAGGCGCATATCCAAAGATACGAGACGCTTAAAAGAATTTCGAAAGAGGATGATCATGATCGTATTGAAATTAGAGGACTTCTGATCAACCTCGATCACAGGCAGGTCTTTATGAACGGGGAAACAATAGAACTTACTCCAAAGGAGTATGATCTGCTTACCTTGCTTGCAAGTGCGCCAAATAAGGTTTTTGCAAAAGAAGAAATCTTTCAGAAAGTCTGGGGCCTCGATTCCGACCATGATATTCCGACAATCACCGTACATATCCGAAAAATAAGAGAAAAGCTGGAGTTCGATGCTTCAAATCCAGAATACATCCACACTGTCTGGGGTGTGGGTTACAAGATGGTCAAATAG